The Agelaius phoeniceus isolate bAgePho1 chromosome Z, bAgePho1.hap1, whole genome shotgun sequence genomic interval GATGTGTATGTATCTATGACAAAACAGAAATCAAATACCTAGACTAAATAATTTAACTaagttaaaataaaagtttatgcAACAGGGAAGAAAGTGTCTATCTAGATTCAGTTATTCTTGTGCCCTGAGTTCTTCAGTAGTCAAGTATTCTTCACTAGAGTGTATCAATATCATCCGTTTGGAGCCGCTTCCATAGACAATGTAATTATGCAAAACCAGATTCTTGATCTTGCTGAAAATCTTGAAGCCATTAGTATAATTTTATCCTCAGAAGATTTTCACTTTGCAAATTACTATTTACTGTTTATACTGCATCCATGTCAGCATTCCAACCGTGTCAAAACTCTATCCTGCAAGCCATGGTGCAAGCCTACAAAAACTCAGTCTTTTCTTGGAAGCATTTAACAGATATTCTATCCACTTTAAATAGGATATGACAAAGATGACTGATGGATCTCAGAGATGAAGAATAATAGAGAAAGAATGAACTCAAGAGAAGAAATTGTGTTGATTTCTGGTTTTCTAATTAATCTCACATGTATTTCTGTGCTTTCCCATCTACTTTGGATTTATCTTTTTGTTGTATCCTGATGGGTCAAACTATTACAATTTCAATTTTAACCACAAATATAACAATTATATTCTTAAAATTTATTTGTAATTCTGGATCTCTTGTTCTCTTAAAGTAATGTTGAATTTCTGACCTAGTTTTCTTGTACACCTAAAAAACCAGGTTGGTGGTGAGTGTTTAAACCATGCAAACGTCTGTCAAGGAGCATATTATCTGAAATACATTTCTctgaaatcacagaatattctgaggtGGAAGAGACTCAGAAGGATCACCAACTCTAAAGTTAATGCCCCATATAGGAATCAAACCTATGATCTCAGTgttagcaccatgctctaacAGTACACCATAGGATGTTTTGTTAGGGAGTACATTTTCCAGCAATTATCAAATCTTGTCTTATTGATCCTGTCTGAAGCTGTCCATTTGGATGGTATTGGCTTTGTTTTCTTACTTTTTCCCTCCATTAACTATTATTCCTTCTCCTGTGGAAGTTAAACAGCTGGGGGCAGTCTTGTGAGAAAGGAGTACTTGTGCATAATTTACTACATCATTCCCTGTGGAATCAGGAATGTAAAGACATACATGTgtctattttatttctgtttgtgaCAGTGCTCAATTTCAGTGCCAAGCTGAAAGCATGCATCTTGCCTCTAAATAGTCATTTAATACATTCCTCAACAAAGTAAATTCAGAAGGTTGTTGTAATTAATTGATTGGTAGAAATCAGCTAACTAATACTAACAACATTCAAAAGAAAGTGACacaattttgccattttttatACTACAAAATCAAGAGACCACGTGTCTTTTGGAGACACGGAGTTTTTAATAAAATAGGTCATTCTTTGGCTAGTCTGTTCTTGGTATCTGACTGTGACTATAAACTGTATGAATCCTAACTAAgtaaaattttgcatttttaaacacAGTAGGTTTACAAATCTAATTGCAGTTAACACAGGAGCTTGTCGAGAGTTGCACATTGTTCCAGCAGTAGTTTGACTCAGAAAATGTCACTTAAAATTTTCATGACATTTCAGGGCACCAGTAAATCTTTTTCATTCCACCAAAAAATATGCTGCGAGAAAGAAAGAATTCCACCCCATAGTTAAAATCTTGGCTTAAGGAATCCAACACAGCTAGGCCACAGGTGGAAGATAGGATGCTCATCATGATCTCTGGCTAGCAACTAAACCTCagtgtgggaactcagcacatcccttTGGATGTCCAGAGTTGCTGAGAACCCTGttggggggctcagagaccctggcatgcTGCCCGGAACAcctggtggcttgattttgaccCTTGCAGTGGGttgccagctttgtatgaggatGTGAAAGTCACACAGGTTTGGATGGTGTAATAATAAGATattcacagggtgaaaatgtagattttaggatttttggtatgggggctatggggacaagatggaggaatcggGGCATGTCtagtccttcttctttcttcttcttgttctccattttctgctgtgatgttggcactttgggattggtttagaatagaagtgcactgtctaacataggtgataggtattgggaatcAAGAGTAAATATGATGTctgtagtttgtagtataaaaagacGATACCGCCTCGGGGGCGGTCAGAGTGCTcgtggctgccttgctgagcagatctcagctgagcagaaagaaaattttatacataagaattaataaacaacctcaagaccAAAAAGTGAAGAGTCCAAGCTCGTTCTTCAGTTGCTCAAGCTCATCCTACACATCTCAGGGCAGAGAACATCAACAGCCGACCCGAGACCTCAGATGTGCTCAGATATCTGTTGAAGAAGGGTTGGACCTACTCATTTGATACCACAGTTTTTGCTAGAAATCACGTTTTTACTAAATTTCCAAGCCTGAGCCTTACTCTTCCAAGGAAAGTACATTTAGTTGGCTCACAGAATTAGTTCCTGAAGGAGTTTTTCATTCAGAAGGGCAAGGTTGGTATTTCCTCTGTAACTTGAGACTGTAACACTGTACATGCTACACAGCTGCTAGGAAATAGATCTGAAAAGTTTTAGTATGAGGAAGTTAACTGACACTGTATTGTTCTATACTTTATGTCTTTCTAGTATAGTATTGTAAGGTTTTGtattcaagagaaaaaatatatattaagaagaaaaatctgttgaaattactactaaaaaaaaaaagacaaatcagTTTCCTGGCATGTCTACATCTCAGGTGTCTGTTATGGaacagatttaattttcttcagtATGAGCTCAAGAGCAGACCAGGGACAGTATGGGACCATCATTTGTAGCATTGTGATGGGAAGCTATAGAACGTTGCAAGCATAAGCTCATTGACTTTGCTTTTACTCCCACTAAGCCTTCTGCAGacttttgtttcttccagtgtCAATGAGAGGAGTTCACCTATGTTCTCTCACAAATTACCACATGATGTGGGATGATCTGCTTTCTCAGACTAATTGCAGGAAGCTAATGTTTCATTAGTCAGCTAATTTTCGTATATTAAAGAAGCTTGTATTATGCAAAAGAAATGCCAAATACTGTAGTGATAAAAAATTAAACCTGTCAAACAGTGTGCCAGTTTACTAGAAGCATCGGTTTTAGTAACTGCATCTGCTTATCTTGCTGACTGCTGGCAgcctctctgctgtgcctgttTCTCTGACATCACTGGTACAGtttctcttctgcttctgcATACCTACTCTAATAGCCCTGATTAGAGAAGATAAAGAAACACTCGCTCAATACAGTTATGCCAGAGTGTTTAAGTAGTATACTAATCACAGAAATGGAATTGGACTACATTTTGCTTCTCTGTGGCCTGAGGGCATGGTTTCTATGGCAGTAAAGCACTGACTGTGTAGGCAATTAATAATGATTAgtcagaaagaagaatttgtACTGCTAAATTACATTTAGACAGAGTCAGTTCCAAGAGAGAACATATCCACTTGTATCTCAAAGTTAATTGATTATAAAAGCTGGTTAAATTCTTACCAATTCCACCATCTTGGTGAAATAGATATTCTGAGTTAAACTGAAAAATTGGTATTGCAAAATTAAGATTCTGTAGTGTTTACTTCTTTTCCCACCACccaaatttgcattttttctgtaataaaaataGTATCATGCTCCAGACATTtccacagaattcacagaatacACAGAATgtctaggttggaagagaccttaaagatcatttagtcCAGCCCACACCCTAATACCTCAAGCAAACCATGccaccgagtgccacatccagtctttttttaaacacattcaAGGATGTggctccagcacctccccaggcaggccattccagaactttatcactctttccgtgaaatttttttttcctaatatccaacctatatttcccctGATGCAGCTTAGGACTGTGTCCtttggttctgtcagtgctgcctggagaaagagaccaaccccacctgaccacagccacctttcagggagttgtagatggtgataaggtcacccctgagtctccttttctccaggctgaacacccccagctccctcagtggttcctcacagggtttgtgttccaagcccctcaccagcctcgttgccctcctctggacacgctcaagagtctcaatgtccttcccaaactgagggcccaGACCTGGACACAGAACTCAAGGTGCAGcttcaccagtgccaagtacagggggagaatgacctccctgctcctgctggccacactgtccctgatacaggccaggatgcctattttctcccttttctcccttttcctctcaGATCAGATAGTTGCATCAGGCACTCCTGTTTTTTTGTCTGGTAATAGGCCCCTGAGCAAATCTTAAAGGAAAGGAAGTTGCCTGTGGCTAAATGTCATATAGTTTGAAGTTTTTCTTTGAACCAGAGAAATATTTCCCATTCATGCAACTATGCTGATGCATATGTAATTAAATATACTAAACTGTAAATGACAGTAAAGTGTTCCCAATAGAGATTGCCATCATTAAAtcacagcattttttaaatcatggcAGGTGTAAAGAGCACTCAACTCTTCTTtaatactttattttaaaatagaaaatataccTTTTATAATGTTAATTTTCATTCAGACTGAACAGCTCTCATAATCTGCTGATCTCACTCCCTGTATCATAagtcagaaaaaatatttcacccTAAGTAGTAAAGAATAGTAGTGTAAGTCATTATGTTTGACAAAATTCTTTTTATCTTAATGGAAACTAGTATAGATGAAgcttttttcagtttcttgtaACACTATGCCTTGGAaatttatgttttctttaatGGGTAAAAAAAGGCTCAGACTTTTCCAAACCAAGGTGGCTTCTTGCTGACACCAAcagacaggcagcagagcaacTTGAGTCCTTGCTTTTGATAACCAACATGTTTTCTGAATAAAGATACTAGGACAGATTAAACTTTGCCAGGTAATCTATGAACTAAGTGTCATTCTAAGAAAGGGAACATGTGCAGGCAGTTTACATGCAGGCTGGCCAATGTGTTTGAGATAGGCTTTAATGTGAAGGACTTTGGGGGTGGGATACAAAATGGCAATGCTCACACCATTCCATCCAATTAGGAAATACACTAGGCCAACCAGAGCAGTGACAAATGTTCCCTAGCTGCCTTCAAAGGTAGTAACAGGTCAGCCACCTCAAGGagagggtgtgtgtgtgtgtgtgtggttgtGATAATTCACCTGGAGCCCTCCTGGGAGACCTGCATGCCCAGTTGCCTCCCTGGAATGTTTGTAGACCAATGCATGCAGCATAGGCAATAAAAAAGCCTTCTAATATGTGATGCTTGGCTGGGTAGAAGAGGGAAGAGCCGTGGATGTTGTCTACCTGGATTTCTGCAAGGCTTTTTAAGACTATCTCCCGTAACATCCTCACAAGAAGCTCAGGAAGCATGGGCTGATGAGTGGACAATGAGGTGGGTTGAGAATTGACTGTCAGAGCTGAGAGGGCTGTGATCAGCAGTGCAGAGTGCAGTTGGAGGCCTGCAGTCAGCcgtgttccccagggctcagtactGGGTCCATCTTGTTCAGCCTGTTGATCAGTGACCTGGATGAAGGGACATGGCATGAAGGGACAAGTTTGAggatggcacagggctgggaggagtggTTGATACTCAGGAAGCTGTGTgagacctggacaggctggagagtTGTGTGGAGAGGAACCTAATGAAGTTCCACAAAGGCAAATTTGCAGGGTCCTGCAGTAGGGGAAGAATAAACCCATGCACCAGTACAGGCTGGGGACTAGCCTGCCCATCACAGGATGTTCCAGCAGCATGTAAATGGGTCAGCTAAACTGGCAGCACATCTTGGCCAGCTCTGGGTGCAATACGTCCTTTGGCTCCATACACATCCATTAGTGAAAACACTGGTTAAATAAGGGACTGTTTCTATTCTAAGGAAAGTGGCTTTATGCTTTATTCTATGAGAAATACTTGTTTTCTCCTAACAAAAAACtctattttccattttaaaaaattaattagctGCAAAAAACCACATTGTGTCCAGACAGATCAAAGACAATACATTTATTAAActttgagaaaaacaaacaaaacactaaCATAGAGAAAGTTAAATAGAAACTGAAAGACACATCTTCTGACCGGCATATTATGGTTTGTGTGACCAGTAAAGTACCAAAATGACATTCTGAGTTTGACTGAGGTATTTAACTATTTTTGGCAATAGAAACAGAGTAAGAAACTTCTTTCAAACACACACATAGGCATTACTTGCATTAGTGTCTACCATCTATGAAATTTTATATGAAACTAAATAATGCAGCTGTTAGAAAATTATAGCAGCAAATTAGCAGAATATCTAATGCACATTTACCATAAAGTACGTGCTAAACTTAAAAATCCCACCCAGTAGTTGGGCCCAGTTGTGTAGCACTTGGTCACAAAAAGAGCATCAGTGAGATCAGTTGGAGACATCATAAGCAAGACCTGAATTTGTTGCACCTCATACACTTCAGGTCAGAGTAAAGAAATTAATGTTCCTATTTGCCTTCTAAGAAGTACCCTGCTGTGATGAAACCATGGCTTAGGAAGGTAACTCCTGAAACAATAAGAGTTAATTGCAAAGCTCTGTCAGGTTCTTAACATGTGCAAGAACAAACAGAGCTTTCCCTCCGAGTTACAGTTGtctctctcctttccttctgAAAGTGTGCCTAACACAGTCAGAGGAGATGCTGTTAGGCTGCAAAACCGAACACCATGTTTGAACAATACTGCACTTGATCCCCTTGTTCCACTGAAGTATTTTAATCCtgttatatatttaaaaattaactgCTGGCTAACTTCTGAAGtccttaatttattttttttttaataaagactTGATGTGGCACTGACTAATAAATGTAATAATGCTACCTTTGGCTCTGGAAGGGCTTCAGAAGTTGGTCAAATATGAAGATACTATGCTGCTAATTTATCAGAGCTTATTCAAGTGTtctcaaaaatattcagtgaAAATTTAGTTGCACAGTGTTTAATACTGTGCTCAACAAGATTTTGTTTATAAAAAGTGTATTATTATTACCATTAACTAGAATCTGATGAGGAACAGAATAATTTCCCCAAGTATgctgtatattttaaaattttacataGAACTTTAAATTGTATGTATATTTCTATAACAGTTCCCATAAGAAAGTAATAGAATCAGTTACTTTTAAGTTTCTACAATATTCCAAAATTTTATATAGGTTTCTTTGGAGGTATAAAATGGCTCTGTAAAAACCTATTATTCTTTTAGCTGtgaacaaaattttaaaaaacagaaaactccttttTAGGACTGCAGCAATTACATTACTTAAATGGGTCACCATAACTGAACAACAATATTTGGTGTAATAGAAAAAATTTATGGTTTTACGACCAaagtattaaaatatatttttctaatttagAGAAATCAAAATAGATGTGTTATTTAGTCAAGCTACTTTGGTGTTTTCACCTATATGATCAGTTCCCAACTATTGATATAAAGATCTCTGCCAACAGCAGTTTATTCCTAAATTCTTACACTTCACACCACCTGATTTTTAGCTTTATCAAAATGCACAATTTACTCTACATTAAACAGTAATTTCAATGTTTAATTTCACAAAAATCAACACCCAcaagaaaagacaaaacagCCTCAAGACAAATTCATAGATAATATTTACAGAACACAATAGGAATATTTTGATGTATATTTTACGCTGCAACATTTCAGATAAAATTATAGGAACCACGAAAAACGTTTAGACTTCATTTTGGTTTCAGCATACAAGCCTGAAACTGACTCTCTGCTGTGAAACACGACACACACCTAGTGAAAAAAAGAGCTATGGCATGATTTTATTCAGCTGGTCTGCGCTCACATAGCCACAAGACACGTTGAATTCCTTGTCTGGCACCGGCAGCGCGGTGGCATTGAGCACAAGGCCTTGTGGAGACTGAACGATGTGGATCGACGTATAGTCTGCCACAGGCATCTCTGAacttgggggtgctgctgtTGAAGCTCCAAGATTGGCAACAGTCATGGTAAGGCTCTCTGTGGTGAAGTAACCGTCTTCGTTATAGCCTTGTTCCTGAACACGTGGCTCATTCTCTTCGTGGGAAGTCACAGCAATGCATTTTTTCACATCTGCCTCACTGAAATAGGTGTTGTCCATGGTGAAGTTTTGTTCTGTGCAGCCTTCACACTGTGCTCTCCCCAGCTTGGATTTCTGCCCTGGTGAAAGTACAACCCTGCCTGCTGGAGTAATATCACTCACTTGAGCGTAAAAGTCAGTACTTGCCAGTGAATTCTGGTTGCTTATCTGGGTATGGACTGACGGACGGGGTGACTCAACGCTGTCTCCAAAGGCTGCCCACAGGTGGCTGTTTTCAGACTGAGTACTCCTGTGCTGGCGTTGCAGGTCTGTGTTGGCAAGGCTTGGAAGTGACTCATCATTATCTTGCCCATTAAGGCACAAGAGATCCTCTTCTTTTTCAGTAGCCTTTTTGAACTGATCACTATCAGAGGTGGCATCACACGTGTCGCTTGCGCTGAAGTCTGTCTCTGGAATATCTGGTTCACAACAACTGGCCCGTCCAGAATCATCATCCTTCGCTCCCAAGGAGCTGTGAGATTTCAGATGATCTTCACTCAGGAGCCTGTCAGTGTCTGAGGCTCTGTTCTTTTCATCAGGGTCTTCAATGTCCAACTCAATAAACTCAACCCACAAGTCATCAATGTAGAGCTGTGTCTTGTAGTTGTCATGGCAGGCTAAGATGGAATTCACTTCATCTAGCTTTCCTTTCTACAaggcaaataaaaaagaattttataaaGGAAGTAATAGAAATGCTTGTCCTTTTTATAATGTTGACTTATGTAAAGATGTAGTTATGTAATAATTGCAAAGggattaaaaattattttatgcaaACTAATTCTATGGCAACTCCCCAAATGTTAGAATTTtcttctacaaaatttttctgccTGGGACAACAGTTGTCATCTTCTACTACTACAAAGATTTTCACTGGAGATTTTAGAGTTTGATATTACCTTCAAAAGATCTGGGTCAATCCCTTTAATCTTTGGAACTGgcacaggaggaaaaataagcatttttaacctgaaaaaaaaaaaggcttttaatTGACAGTGGTCTTTTTTGAGGAAGTTACAAAGAAGACAGGCTTAcattgtatttatatttaattacttcAAAACTTAaatgtttgaaaataaaatttcaaatacTCCTAAGGAAAGAATATTTTCTCTCATTGCAAATTAAGAAACAAGTTCTCTGCAAGCTTCATTTTGGAAATCACTTAAATTTATGTGGGAATCCATTTTGGAGTCTGGTCTTTGACAATTCAATGCTGTATAGAAAGAGAGTAAATTCCTAGAGCTCTGTCAATACATTCCCTTTATACATACTTTCAATGCAACCTGATACAAACCTAAGTATGTGGTGAcctttccaattttttttcagggatACAGTAGCCTTGCATATGCCCAATAAATATAAATAGGGGAACAGAAAATGGGAATTGGTAGAAAGAGTGAATTACTTTAGAACtaataaataaaactgaaaaacatcTGCAAAACTTTAGGCTAGCATTTTGCCGTCTCTATGACAGTTCTGCTTCTTGAATTATTAGTGcaacaaataataaaataatttgtaattAAGGCAGTGGGTTACCCTGTGGAGAAAGGTCCAGTAACTTCCTTGGGCATTTGCAGGCTGTGGAAATACATATTATTCTAATCCTTCATAAAGTGCATTCCTTATTTTTAGGggacaaaaaaaccctccaaaccaaaccactccctctgcccctctcaCCCCCCCCCCAGTTCTAATAGAAGGATGATTTTCCCTTAATCATAATCCAACAGTAGCTGGTCCGGTCATGCCTGTTTCCTCCATGTTACCTCTCTGCTTCTTTTGCAAACAGatgaacaaaaggaaaattcaaaatTCTCTTTATACTGGGCTAATTGCCTATTTTAGAAAGTAAGGTGTGGAAAATGGTAAATACAAATCCAGATATTAAttttgctgcctttttaggGACATTGGTGAGGTCCAGAGAGGGTCGCAGATGTCTTAAAGAGTGCCTTGAGAGAAATCTAGGCACCTTTGGCTTAACCATGGCATGTCCAAATTCCTCAGATGTTTCTGGTTTTGAGCAGATCCTCAGTGTTCTGCCCAGAAAGCCTAGTGAGAGCCAGAAATACAGTAATTTTCCATCTAATCTCTGGAGAGGCAGTGTAAACTGGTTGGGTTCTCAGGGTTCGGACTTGTGCTTTACAGTTGAATCCACAAATCAGGTATTCTGACAGGACTGGGCATCGCTTCTAATGAAACAGACAAAGAATTTTACCACTCACTGCCTGGAGAAGACATTTGGGAGGGAGAACTGTGCTCTGCTCCTTTCTTAGCCTAGCATAATTCAAGCTTTCATCTCTCAACTCTAATGACCTAAACCTATGGCATCTGTCCTACAGAGACTCGCTCAGAGCCTGTGAGAtcataactgaggaaaatatgAATTGGCATCTTCCAGAATCAGAAGGAAACCAAGCCTGGATATTTTGCATTATGGAAAACCTATGCAGGCTGCTTCTCTGCAGAATACATTGCCATTTCGCCACTAAATGCTCAAGCTTGAGGAAAGGGCGCACACCTGCAGTCCAGAAAAACTTTCCACATGAAGTCCTCAGTGGAGAAAAGCTTCCTCCAGCATTCATGATTAGCATGGAAGATATTTATAAACTCTGATTAGGGATATGCTTCAGACTTGAGGATTTTCTGAGACTGAGCCACCTTTTGTTCAGTGTGCTGACCTTAGCTCCTGGTGCTACATGCACATTGCTCCATTCTGACACATCAAGCTTTTGTCATGAATTGTATCAGGAGCCTTGCTCTTAAATCTGGGATTGGGATGCTATTGCAGGGAATGGCTTCCTGAAATTAAACTCTGTCAAAGTATAGAGCTTGcctaaataaaaaattactgcctagtgaaaaatttttttttagatctgctccaaatgcaccaaattgttttaatttcagtATGTGAAATGAAATTTCACCATTTTTTGGTATGTGCAAAGCTACTCAGTGTTCATTTTCAAAGTGTATACACAAGACCACTGACAACACCCATGTGTGCACTGGGTCTTGACCATGGTGTTGCTCCATAGTGTACAACAGTACTGATATGACATCCAAGTTGAATTCTGCCAAAACCTATCCCTGAAAACACATATTAGgggattaattaattttaagacctgttatttttatttatgtttcaTTCTTTCATTTTTGTATATGACACCATTTCATATTTTTTACAATCAATGCAATTCTGTGCTTAGTTTCATTTTATTCCTGTTATCTACAGAAACTGCACTTTATCCACAGAGACCAAACATTGCCCTATGAATCAATCTCTTTCCCGTGGAGTCAAGAAGTAGAGTTTAGTGGAATGGTCTAAGAACAAAATCAAATATATAGACATAGGTTTGTATTAAACTTTTGAACAGCATGTGAATAAAAAATAGTATGTTCAAAATTTGAGTGAACTAAAAAACCAGTTCAAAGTGTAAGTAAATCAATCATGTAAATTCTGCAGAATAGAATGTACTGCAGTGAAAGAGGAAGATCAAGATAATCAGATTCCCCATGCTGAAGGCCCCATACATACTAATCCCAGTGATATGTAATTTACAAGAATAGACAAAAATGCTCAAAATGGTTACTTGTCCcccatattttaaataattgaaaaatctttttttttcctttttttaaagctatAGGTACATAAAATCCAACAAATAAAAAGTCTCTACCTTGGTTGTTTAGACAGCATGATTGAGATCACTGTTACAGCCAGCCCACACACTCCAAAGACAACAACTAAGAACCATGGAAACTCAACTTCTGAAAGAACAAAACATGAACATATAAGCAGGAATGTCACATCTTTAACTTCAGCCTTGTCTTCCACCACTTGAGGATTCCAAAGTGGTAAAAACTGATGAAAATGCTTCTTACTCAAATGTAAAAGTTCTATGttaagcagaaataaaaatgtgctttttgtCCTAGCTCTGGCCAGCACTTGGAGGTTCCTGGATACCACCTCATGTCACGGCCAGGGGCAGACAAAGGGACTCCCTGCCTTCCAAGAAGAAGGGTGTAACTTCTGGTTGAAAAATGTGGTGGCATTGTCTGACATTGCTTGTTGTCTCTGTGAGCATCTCTCACTCAGAGGGTGTGAACCCCCCTTTCTTTTGTATACTTTTGCTATTAATATTGCTGCttttactgtttgttttcttatctcattgctgtttccagtaaaccGCTTGTATCTTGACCCGTGATCTTCACTTTTTGTGTTATCA includes:
- the GHR gene encoding growth hormone receptor, which gives rise to MDLWHLLFTLALICANDSLSAGDDLLQWPQIRKCRSPEMETFSCFWTAGNLYNLTVPRILQLLYKKSNEEDWKECPDYITSGQNSCYFNASYTSVWTPYCVQLASKNEVYDKKCFSVDEIVLPDPPVHLNWTLLNTSQTGIHGDIQVRWDPPPTADVRKGWITLEYELQYKEVNETKWKELKPRLSTMVPLYSLKTARDYEIRIRSRQRTSEKFGEFSEILYVSFSQIGIGCDHCTEEVEFPWFLVVVFGVCGLAVTVISIMLSKQPRLKMLIFPPVPVPKIKGIDPDLLKKGKLDEVNSILACHDNYKTQLYIDDLWVEFIELDIEDPDEKNRASDTDRLLSEDHLKSHSSLGAKDDDSGRASCCEPDIPETDFSASDTCDATSDSDQFKKATEKEEDLLCLNGQDNDESLPSLANTDLQRQHRSTQSENSHLWAAFGDSVESPRPSVHTQISNQNSLASTDFYAQVSDITPAGRVVLSPGQKSKLGRAQCEGCTEQNFTMDNTYFSEADVKKCIAVTSHEENEPRVQEQGYNEDGYFTTESLTMTVANLGASTAAPPSSEMPVADYTSIHIVQSPQGLVLNATALPVPDKEFNVSCGYVSADQLNKIMP